GCCTTGTTTATACATTGGTCCCATTTAACGGTATCAACCTGGTTACGATGTAGATATTGTAGGTTGCTTTGCAACATGAAGGCGGTAAGATACTAAAACGGGATCTTATTATCTGTTGCTTTATGAATATTAAACCGGTGAATGTCTATACTGAAACTCACCTTTTTAAAGAAAGTATTTTCTTCAGGCACCGTTTTCAGGTTATCCTTAAATTCCTTGCTGTATAAGATAGGCGCATAAATATTCAGCAGGTCTTTCAACACCGTAACCTGTAACCCGGCCACATACAAAAAACGACTGGTGGGTGCATCTTTCTTCCAGGCATCGGCATAGGTGCCTGCATCCATAAAGATCTTTACCGGCAGGTGCAACGGCAACAGCCCTTTTGGTAAAGTAGTAGCCAGGTTCATCGAAGCAACCCAGTTGTCTGACCGGCCCTGCAACCCCTGAAAAAGATCGGTACGTAAATGCAACCCGCCATCGCGCATCATGATCTGCTGACTGGCCAGCCCGGTATTTTCATTGCGCCCAATAAAATAATTGCTGTAGGTATAATCTTCATTGCCCCGAACGGCGGTAAGTTTGGGTTGATAGCTATACGTGCTGAATTGTTTGGCAGCCGTTTTCTCGCCTATATAACCAAATTTGGCAGCAAACACCCGCATTTGCAACCCACCGCTGCTGGCATAATTGAAATAATAATTACCGGTGGCAGAAGCACGGTAAAAACCATCGCCCTGCTGTACCTGTAATTGCACATCGTATGGATACAACACGCGGTAATCGGCCACGTTAAAAGCTACCTGGTTCAAATACCGCCTGGTGGTTTTGCCCTTTGTTGGGTAATAGTTATCATCCCGGGCCAATACATACTTAAAATTATTCTCCCAGATCAGGAAGGTGCGCCACTCCAGCCACTTCTCTATACTGCTGCGCGGTTCTTTTTTCGCAAACGTGAACCGCAGTGCGGGCGCTACTTTATAAAAACCGGCAGTTATTTTATTGGTATTGCTATCGGTTCCATCGAGGGTGCTAAAATGCGCGCCGCTTACCGACAGATCTATCTTATCAAAGAGGCTGTTGGGCTGCCGCCAGGTATACCCTACCCGGCCAAGCCCCACCAACTCTTTACTTCCGGTGGCATACATCGGCGCCAGAAAATACTGCAGGTTGTGTGCAGGAAAGCTATAGTTGTGTAATACCAACCCTATCATAAAATGATCGTACACGTTGTACCCGATCGATGGCATGATGTTGATATAATTTACACTGTCGTATTTTTTCAGGGAGAACAACCACACCGGTTTTATCTTTTTAGGATGCGCCATGGTGGTGACTGCGCCCTTTTTCCCAAGCGAATCAAAGAAATTGTTCACGGCTTTTCCATCGCCTACCGTAAAGCTTTGCTTAAAATCTGTTGGGTAAGGATGTTTAAACTGCCATTGTTTGTAATACGCCTGCATACAACTATCAAAGCGTTGGGTGCCCATGGCATTCTCCAGGTGTTTTAACAGTATTCCTGTTTTCATATACACCATGATGAAGTAATTCACGAAGGTAAAATCAGCAGCAATGGTTTCAACCGGCTGATCTTTTTTGAGCTTCGCTATGCCATCGATGGCCAGTTCGTTCAGGTTAGCGGGCAAGCGGTTAGCGATCCATTTCGGATAATCTGCGCCGGGGTATTTGATGGCTTTGTACCGGTCGTCGAAATAGGTGTTCACGCCTTCATCCATCCAGGGATGGTCGCGCTCGTTGCTGCCTAAAATTCCCATAAACCAGTTATGGCCCACTTCATGTTCAATGGTCATGTCCAGCTCCTTGCTGTCCATGCCCGGGGAAAGACTGGTAATGGTAGGATACTCCATACCGCCTTCAAAACCCATTTTCGCTTCTACCGCACTTACTACATTATATGGATACTCTCCTATCAGGTTCGACCTGTAATGCACCGCGTCCTTTATATATTGTACGCTTTTCTTCCAGGCTTCGCTGTTGGCCGAGTAGTAAAAACTCATGGCCTGCACTACCCTGCCCGACGATAGTTGAATAGTATCCTGCTTTACTACAAAGTTGGAATCGGCAAACCATGCAAAGTCGTGTACATTATCCTGTTTGTATTGTAAGGTTTTAAAGGGCCTCCCCCCGGTCTGCCAGTTTTCGGAAGGGGGGGTCTTATACCCTCCGCCTATTAGCCCATCCCGACTTGTCGGGAATTCATTATTGCCGTTTGCCTTTTTTCTGTTTGCCGGCTGCCGTCTGCCGTCTGCCGTTTTCCCCTTTGCCTTTTGCCCTTTGCCCTTTGCCGTTGAAGCCGGCTTATGCGCAACCGGCTTTGCTGCAAACCCTTTCTTTTTCGGCGCCGGCGCCGGTGGTACAAAGGATGCCCTTTCCACCAACCACCGTTTCTCTGCTTCGTCTTGCAATTCCCCGGTAGCCGCTACTACATATTTATCCGGAACCGTAATGCGCACATCAAAACTGCCAAACTCGCCATAAAACTCGCCTTGATCAAGATACGGCATGGGGTGCCAGCCCAGGCGGTCATACACCGCCGGTTTGGGATACCATTGCGTTACCTGGTAGCTGTGACCGGTATGGCCGCCGCGTGAAAAATTAGCAGGCAACTGCACATGAAACGGTGTGGTTATTTCTGTTTCCTGTCCGGGTAATAAAGGCGCGGGCAGGTATACTTTTATGATGTCTATATATTGCTGATCATCTTCCGTTTTCAACGTGTTGTTCGCCACCCTGAAATCGAGCCGGTTGATATACCCTCTTTTTTCGCGGGGTGAAAAATAAAAATCCGTCTTGCCGTTTTGCAGGGTTTGTTCGGTGAAAGCCGTTCTGTCATTTTTAAACGCATTGGGCCATAAATGAAACCAGATAAAATGCAGCGTGTCGGGCGAATGATTGATGTAACGCAGCTTTAAAAAACCTTCCAGCGAATGTTCGGTATCGTTCAGCGACACATCGATGGTATAATGCACTTCCTGTTGCCAGTAGGCATTTTGGCTCATAGCCGAAGCACCGATAACCGATATAAGTAATAGAAGGTAAAGCTTTTTCATAAACAGTCCATAGTTCAAAGTTCAGAGTTCAGAGTTCCGAGTTCAGAGTTCCGAGTTCCGAGTTCAGAGTTCAGAGTTCCGAGTTCAGAGTTCCGAGTTCCGAGTTCAGAGTTCCGAGTTCAGCGTTCAGCGTTCAAAGCATTAGAACAACTTGCCCTCTTTATTCAACAGGTCGAATAGCTTATCGAGGTTTTTGCCGGAAGTTGTTTCCAGTTCTTTTTTCAGATCTTCCGGTTGCGGATGTTTAAACTGCCAGTCTTTAAAATAAGCCTGCATGCCTTTATCCAGCGTGTCGCGGCCCAGGGCAGCTTCCAGCGTATACATCCACACGGCAGTTTTTACATATTCAACAATGCCATAGTCTTCGTTACTGGTAAAGGCCGCCGAAGGGGTATTGATCGGCTGCTCGGCCGGGATCGAATTCAACACTTCATAAATGCGGGCCTGAAACTCATCTTCAGACAGTTCTTTGATGTCTTTTGGTATATAGGAAGAAAGAATGCTGTTGCTCCGGTATTTTTCGGCTTCATACCTGAACTGGTAATACGTGTTGATGCCTTCGTCCATCCAGGCATACTGGCGTTCGTTGGTGCCCAATATGCCCATAAACCAGTTATGCCCTACTTCATGCGTGATCACGCCATCCATTTCCTCTTCCTTCGCGTTCGGACTGGTAATTAACGTAATTGTCGGGTACTCCATCCCGCCCGATGACTGGTTCTTCGGTCCTTCTACGGCCTGTACCACCGGGTATGGATACTGGCCAATCCATTTGGAGTAATGCCGTACGGCGTCTTTTATATAACTGGTGCTGTTCTTCCAGGTTTTGTTGCCATTGGGCTGGCCATACGAGAATACATCGATCGTATTATCAGGGGTCAGTTGCAGGGTATCGTAGCGTACCACAAAATCTTTGGCGGCAAACCAGGCAAAATCCAGCATGCGCTCACCGGTGTATTGTAAGGTCTTTGTTTTACCAGGCGTGCTGGTTTTGTATAGCACCAGTTTTGTATCCTTGTTGTTCTCGATGCCAATCTGTTTGTATTTAGCCAGCTCGTCTTTATTTTGTAAAGAACCGGTTGCGCCAATTACATATTCGGCAGGAACCGTAATATCTACTTTAAAACTGCCGTACTCACTGAAGAACTCACCCTGATCGAGGTAGGGGATGGGATGCCAGCCTTTGGTATCGTAAACTGCCGGTTTGGGGTACCACTGGCAAACAAAGAATTGCTGTCCGCTGTAACCCGATCTGGAGTAATAATCCGGCAGTTTTACATTGAACGGGGTGGTAACGGTTACCTGTTTGCCGGGCAACAAAGGTTGCGGCAGCAACACCTTTATCATATCTATATTAGCCGTATCATTTTCTGTGGCGGCGGTCTGTTTGTTTACTTCAAACTTCAGTCCGTCTATATAACCCGGTTCATGCTCCACTTCTTTTTTCTTTTCAAGCGGGTTGCCCTGCTTTTCGTTTGCCTTCAGGATGGCCATTTGTTTACCCATGGCCGTGTTCTTGTTCTTATAGGCATTGGGCCATAAATGAAACCAGATAAACTTAAGTGTATCGGGGGAGTGATTGATATACTCTACCGACAACCCGCCTTTTAAACTATGTTGCTTTTCATTTAATGCCACCTGAATGTTATAATGCAATTCCTGTTGCCAGTAATTATTAGTTTGCGTAAATCCTAACAAAGGCAATCCCGCAATCATCAATAATGCACAAATTCTTTTCATAGTATTTTTGAAAGTTCTTAGTTCTTAGTTCTTAGTTCAAAGTTCACAGTTCAGGGTTGCCGCGCTGAGCGGCATTCCATTAGCACATTAGCAAATTATCACATTAGCATTAGCGTCCTTCTCCCATAAATATAATTCGCAGCGTATACACCATGATCTTGAAGTCAAGCGCCAGGGAAACATTTTCTATATAGATCAGGTCGTACTTCATTCTTTTGATCATCTCTTCCACATTCTCGGCATACCCAAACTGCACCATGCCCCAGGAGGTTAAACCCGGTTTTACTTTCAACAGGTACGAATAATAAGGCACCTGCTGGTGGATCTTGTTGATGTAATGCGCTCTTTCGGGTCTTGGCCCAACCAGGCTCATCTCCCCTTTTAAAATATTCCACAGCTGGGGCAGTTCATCCAGGCGCCACTTGCGCATCACGCGTCCCCAGGGCGTTACCCGTTTGTCGGTGGCCGATGACAATTGCGGACCGTTCAATTCTGCCTCATGATACATCGACCGGAACTTATAGATATTAAACGGCCGGCCCTTGTACCCTATCCGCTCCTGCAAATAAAACACCGGTCCCGGTGAACACATTTTTACCCTGATAATTACATACAGGATCAGGGGTAACAGCAATATAATGCCCAGCAGGGCTATTGTAACATCCAGCACCCGTTTTATATTCTGTTGCCACTGGGGCATCAACCCC
The Niastella koreensis GR20-10 genome window above contains:
- a CDS encoding M1 family metallopeptidase translates to MKKLYLLLLISVIGASAMSQNAYWQQEVHYTIDVSLNDTEHSLEGFLKLRYINHSPDTLHFIWFHLWPNAFKNDRTAFTEQTLQNGKTDFYFSPREKRGYINRLDFRVANNTLKTEDDQQYIDIIKVYLPAPLLPGQETEITTPFHVQLPANFSRGGHTGHSYQVTQWYPKPAVYDRLGWHPMPYLDQGEFYGEFGSFDVRITVPDKYVVAATGELQDEAEKRWLVERASFVPPAPAPKKKGFAAKPVAHKPASTAKGKGQKAKGKTADGRRQPANRKKANGNNEFPTSRDGLIGGGYKTPPSENWQTGGRPFKTLQYKQDNVHDFAWFADSNFVVKQDTIQLSSGRVVQAMSFYYSANSEAWKKSVQYIKDAVHYRSNLIGEYPYNVVSAVEAKMGFEGGMEYPTITSLSPGMDSKELDMTIEHEVGHNWFMGILGSNERDHPWMDEGVNTYFDDRYKAIKYPGADYPKWIANRLPANLNELAIDGIAKLKKDQPVETIAADFTFVNYFIMVYMKTGILLKHLENAMGTQRFDSCMQAYYKQWQFKHPYPTDFKQSFTVGDGKAVNNFFDSLGKKGAVTTMAHPKKIKPVWLFSLKKYDSVNYINIMPSIGYNVYDHFMIGLVLHNYSFPAHNLQYFLAPMYATGSKELVGLGRVGYTWRQPNSLFDKIDLSVSGAHFSTLDGTDSNTNKITAGFYKVAPALRFTFAKKEPRSSIEKWLEWRTFLIWENNFKYVLARDDNYYPTKGKTTRRYLNQVAFNVADYRVLYPYDVQLQVQQGDGFYRASATGNYYFNYASSGGLQMRVFAAKFGYIGEKTAAKQFSTYSYQPKLTAVRGNEDYTYSNYFIGRNENTGLASQQIMMRDGGLHLRTDLFQGLQGRSDNWVASMNLATTLPKGLLPLHLPVKIFMDAGTYADAWKKDAPTSRFLYVAGLQVTVLKDLLNIYAPILYSKEFKDNLKTVPEENTFFKKVSFSIDIHRFNIHKATDNKIPF
- a CDS encoding M1 family metallopeptidase, with the protein product MKRICALLMIAGLPLLGFTQTNNYWQQELHYNIQVALNEKQHSLKGGLSVEYINHSPDTLKFIWFHLWPNAYKNKNTAMGKQMAILKANEKQGNPLEKKKEVEHEPGYIDGLKFEVNKQTAATENDTANIDMIKVLLPQPLLPGKQVTVTTPFNVKLPDYYSRSGYSGQQFFVCQWYPKPAVYDTKGWHPIPYLDQGEFFSEYGSFKVDITVPAEYVIGATGSLQNKDELAKYKQIGIENNKDTKLVLYKTSTPGKTKTLQYTGERMLDFAWFAAKDFVVRYDTLQLTPDNTIDVFSYGQPNGNKTWKNSTSYIKDAVRHYSKWIGQYPYPVVQAVEGPKNQSSGGMEYPTITLITSPNAKEEEMDGVITHEVGHNWFMGILGTNERQYAWMDEGINTYYQFRYEAEKYRSNSILSSYIPKDIKELSEDEFQARIYEVLNSIPAEQPINTPSAAFTSNEDYGIVEYVKTAVWMYTLEAALGRDTLDKGMQAYFKDWQFKHPQPEDLKKELETTSGKNLDKLFDLLNKEGKLF